In a genomic window of Oncorhynchus gorbuscha isolate QuinsamMale2020 ecotype Even-year unplaced genomic scaffold, OgorEven_v1.0 Un_scaffold_5923, whole genome shotgun sequence:
- the LOC124029260 gene encoding cornifin-A-like — translation EKAPTLYSEKAPTLYSEEAPTLCSEKAPTLCSEKAPTLCSEKAPTLCSEKAPTLCSEKAPTLYSEKAPTLCSEKAPTLYSEKAPTLCSEKAPTLYSEKAPTLYSEMAPTLCSEKAPTLYSEKAPTLYSEKAPTLYSEKAPTLYSEKAPTLYSEKAPTLCGAR, via the coding sequence TGAGAAGGCTCCTACCCTCTACAGTGAGAAGGCTCCTACCCTCTACAGTGAGGAGGCTCCTACCCTCTGCAGTGAGAAGGCTCCTACCCTCTGCAGTGAAAAGGCTCCTACCCTCTGTAGTGAGAAGGCTCCTACCCTCTGCAGTGAGAAGGCTCCTACCCTCTGCAGTGAGAAGGCTCCTACCCTCTACAGTGAGAAGGCTCCTACCCTCTGTAGTGAGAAGGCTCCCACCCTCTACAGTGAAAAGGCTCCTACCCTCTGCAGTGAGAAGGCTCCTACCCTCTACAGTGAGAAGGCTCCCACCCTCTACAGTGAGATGGCTCCTACCCTCTGCAGTGAGAAGGCTCCTACCCTCTACAGTGAGAAGGCTCCTACCCTCTACAGTGAGAAGGCTCCTACCCTCTACAGTGAGAAGGCTCCTACCCTCTACAGTGAGAAGGCTCCTACCCTCTACAGTGAGAAGGCTCCTACTCTCTGCGGTGCTAGGTGA